The sequence ATTGGCCAATCGCAAGACTGTTTACGGGAGAGAATATTGAGCCACTTGGGAGGCTATGATGCTCAAGATATTGGTGAATATCTGAAAGATATGGATAGCGACGAAAAAGAGAGAAACATTTCAATAGCTTGGGTAGAAATCATGAGACCTCGATGTGATGAACATcattatatcaaatgcatagaAAAACGACAAGGGAAATGGCCAAAGTTTAACAGAAAGCGTGGCAGACCTAAAAAGACGCCATACAGCGCGAAGTCTTGACTTTTATCTACCGTAACATGTATGAATATCAAAACACTTGAATGTTTGAAACGTCTTCACAATCACTT is a genomic window of Mytilus trossulus isolate FHL-02 chromosome 1, PNRI_Mtr1.1.1.hap1, whole genome shotgun sequence containing:
- the LOC134708481 gene encoding uncharacterized protein LOC134708481; its protein translation is MHHKMPKRGCKEYKCELLISQSNNITELPEPETRGLFVIKEFNVVIYIGQSQDCLRERILSHLGGYDAQDIGEYLKDMDSDEKERNISIAWVEIMRPRCDEHHYIKCIEKRQGKWPKFNRKRGRPKKTPYSAKS